A genomic region of Pelodiscus sinensis isolate JC-2024 chromosome 19, ASM4963464v1, whole genome shotgun sequence contains the following coding sequences:
- the TPGS1 gene encoding tubulin polyglutamylase complex subunit 1, which yields MAACEKRRSAPAPVTGSGLVEPVRAGAAGREPESEAEFLLQAGVTAMVREALLKVLEARPEEPVSFLATYFEKLVLSGPRAGGAGDLHRQQQRLGRALWYARLAHHSHRTAFNNNVSMAYECLSARGRRKKSGVNGRLYSELLKKICQDGEAPEEVVSSLLRKIQCRDHEAVPFDVFRYGVLSCFVLLEFVAKADTLYDVLDDGSGIADESVCQAVLDTLEEALGATDFSVPIRYLEAGSKLGPDCLALAMDKALLDRKICSSMNREEFLKRATALFIAKVKPID from the exons ATGGCGGCCTGCGAGAAGCGGCGCTCAGCGCCAGCCCCGGTAACCGGGAGCGGGCTCGTGGAGCCGGTTCGGGCGGGTGCCGCAGGCCGCGAGCCGGAGAGCGAGGCCGAGTTCCTGCTCCAGGCCGGGGTGACGGCCATGGTGCGGGAGGCGCTGCTGAAGGTGCTGGAGGCCCGGCCCGAGGAGCCCGTCTCCTTCCTGGCCACTTACTTCGAGAAGCTGGTGCTGAGCGGCCCGCGGGCCGGCGGCGCCGGGGAcctgcacaggcagcagcagcgccTCGGCCGGGCGCTGTGGTACGCGCGCCTGGCCCACCATTCGCACAG GACTGCTTTTAACAACAACGTCAGCATGGCTTATGAGTGCCTGAGTGCCAGGGGCAGAAGGAAGAAGTCAGGTGTCAATGGAAGACTCTACAGTGAGTTGCTCAAGAAGATCTGCCAAGATGGAGAAGCCCCTGAAGAGGTTGTTTCTTCTTTGCTGAGGAAGATCCAGTGTCGGGACCACGAGGCAGTACCTTTTGATGTCTTCCGCTATGGAGTACTCAGCTGTTTTGTGCTTCTGGAGTTTGTGGCAAAAGCTGATACCTTATACGACGTACTGGATGATGGCTCTGGCATAGCAGATGAAAGTGTTTGCCAGGCAGTCCTGGACACTCTGGAAGAAGCTCTCGGAGCCACCGACTTCTCGGTACCCATCCGTTACTTGGAGGCTGGATCTAAGCTTGGACCAGACTGTTTGGCTTTGGCCATGGACAAAGCATTGCTAGACAGGAAGATTTGCTCCTCCATGAACAGGGAAGAGTTTCTAAAGAGAGCCACAGCCCTATTCATTGCAAAAGTAAAACCTATTGACTGA
- the LOC102461656 gene encoding uncharacterized protein LOC102461656, with amino-acid sequence MEAVKSSPNSPVRRKRKRSHRLLSRVPVPLECYRCNICKKDIKHLSNFQEHQRIHTGERPYRCETCQKDFIRCADLIKHRLVHSDKRPHRCHACGKHFKLAGDLAKHSKVHSDEAPFQCDVCAKSFKRTSCLIKHLRIHTEEKPFKCPQCSKRFKWEASVKEHQRIHTGERPFKCEHCTKSFTHFSTFLQHKRTHQNQKQFSCKHCSRSFNHKSNLLKHQRTVHS; translated from the coding sequence ATGGAAGCAGTGAAAAGTTCTCCAAATTCCCCAGTTAGGAGAAAGCGGAAACGATCTCACCGGCTCCTCAGCCGTGTGCCCGTCCCCCTGGAGTGCTACCGCTGCAACATCTGCAAGAAGGACATCAAGCACCTCTCCAACTTCCAGGagcaccagcgcatccacacggGCGAGCGGCCCTACCGCTGCGAGACCTGCCAGAAGGACTTCATCCGCTGTGCTGACCTCATCAAGCACCGCCTGGTCCACTCGGACAAGCGGCCCCACCGCTGCCATGCCTGTGGCAAGCACTTCAAGCTGGCTGGGGACCTGGCCAAGCACAGCAAGGTCCATTCGGACGAAGCACCCTTCCAATGCGACGTGTGTGCCAAGAGCTTCAAGCGCACCTCCTGCCTCATCAAGCATCTCCGCATCCACACAGAGGAGAAGCCTTTCAAGTGCCCCCAGTGCAGCAAGAGGTTCAAATGGGAAGCCTCTGTCAAGGAGCATCAGCGCATCCACACGGGTGAGAGGCCCTTCAAGTGTGAGCACTGCACCAAGAGCTTTACCCACTTCTCCACCTTCCTGCAGCACAAGAGAACTCATCAGAACCAGAAGCAGTTCAGCTGCAAACACTGCTCCAGGTCCTTCAACCACAAGTCCAACCTGCTGAAGCACCAGCGCACAGTGCATAGCTAG